A genomic window from Cyanobacteria bacterium GSL.Bin1 includes:
- a CDS encoding potassium channel protein — protein MYSFDQNYRRLQQQLVGGGITLAGVFFVGTAWYHFVEQWTWSEAAYMTVITLSTVGFSEVRPLPERSQLFTIGLIAAGLITIGYIVNRFTEAIIQGYFQKGIQLRQRKRLIDLLTSHYIICGFGRMGRQICREFQSESIPFIVIDKSPEKVEVARNANYLALEGDATLDETLVEVKIKDAVCLVAALSSDAENLYTILSAKTLNPKVRAIARANTEEAVQKLQRAGADAVVSPHITGARRLAAAALRPQVMDFVDGILAGTEGSFYIEEFLLDPSSSPCVGQTLSQARLRAQSGALVLAIRRADGTLIGGPTANEVLQAGDLLFCMGTAEQLRQINRILDPHRGRAPRTPRDKSEGN, from the coding sequence ATGTATTCATTTGATCAAAATTATCGGCGCTTACAGCAACAGTTAGTAGGGGGCGGAATCACCTTAGCCGGCGTTTTTTTTGTCGGAACAGCTTGGTATCACTTTGTTGAACAGTGGACTTGGTCAGAAGCCGCTTATATGACAGTAATCACGCTTTCAACTGTCGGCTTTTCGGAAGTGCGTCCTTTACCAGAACGCTCACAGCTGTTTACAATTGGCTTGATCGCCGCTGGGTTGATTACCATAGGTTATATTGTTAACCGCTTCACAGAAGCAATTATTCAAGGTTATTTTCAAAAAGGCATTCAACTGAGGCAAAGAAAACGTTTGATTGATCTACTCACTTCTCACTATATTATTTGTGGGTTTGGACGCATGGGAAGACAAATTTGCCGCGAATTTCAGTCGGAGTCGATTCCCTTTATTGTGATTGACAAATCTCCCGAAAAGGTGGAGGTAGCGCGTAATGCCAATTATCTTGCCTTAGAAGGAGATGCCACCCTTGATGAAACCCTGGTTGAGGTAAAAATCAAAGATGCAGTTTGTTTGGTTGCGGCGTTGAGTTCTGATGCCGAAAATCTCTACACGATTTTATCGGCAAAAACCCTCAATCCAAAGGTGCGCGCGATCGCGCGAGCCAATACTGAAGAAGCAGTACAAAAATTGCAACGGGCAGGGGCTGATGCGGTGGTTTCTCCCCACATTACTGGTGCCAGACGTTTAGCAGCAGCTGCGTTACGCCCGCAAGTGATGGACTTTGTGGATGGCATTTTAGCTGGAACTGAAGGTTCGTTTTATATTGAAGAATTTCTCCTTGATCCCTCTAGTAGTCCTTGCGTGGGACAAACATTGAGCCAAGCGCGATTGAGAGCGCAATCGGGTGCCTTAGTTCTCGCTATTCGCCGTGCCGATGGCACCTTAATTGGTGGTCCTACTGCTAATGAAGTTTTGCAAGCGGGAGACTTACTGTTTTGTATGGGAACGGCGGAGCAATTGCGCCAAATTAATCGGATTCTTGACCCCCATCGGGGGAGGGCACCCCGCACTCCCCGAGATAAATCAGAAGGAAACTAA